A genomic window from Pseudonocardia broussonetiae includes:
- a CDS encoding very short patch repair endonuclease: protein MPRPSPSNADVSLRMSKQRSTGTSPEMSLRRELHRRGMRFRVEHRIDIDGLRRRRADIAFTRRRIAVFVDGCFWHACPQHATSPKANAAWWATKLAGNVARDRDTDDRLSAAGWTVVRIWEHESAADGADRVERAVASAEPQGRPPGPNPAPPNH from the coding sequence ATGCCACGGCCGAGCCCGAGCAACGCAGACGTGAGCCTTCGGATGTCGAAGCAGCGGAGCACGGGGACGTCGCCTGAGATGAGTCTTCGACGAGAGCTCCATCGCCGCGGCATGCGCTTCCGCGTCGAGCATCGCATCGACATAGATGGACTTCGACGGCGCAGAGCCGATATCGCATTCACCCGCCGCCGTATTGCGGTCTTTGTCGACGGATGTTTCTGGCACGCCTGCCCTCAGCACGCAACCAGCCCGAAGGCGAACGCCGCATGGTGGGCGACGAAGCTCGCCGGCAACGTCGCACGCGACCGAGACACCGACGACCGTCTCTCTGCCGCGGGTTGGACGGTAGTGCGGATCTGGGAGCACGAGTCGGCAGCTGATGGCGCAGACCGGGTCGAGCGGGCTGTCGCCTCGGCAGAACCGCAAGGTCGACCACCAGGACCAAATCCCGCTCCGCCGAACCACTAG
- a CDS encoding Z1 domain-containing protein, with protein sequence MQTDFFVVFAEWARKHGLDEARRRFGPVLQDELDAFVAEYEERITRIESDDPPVLHGPRDPWYPGPNDEGDTYWPALRTYFASELGWSDDRVRPVDKASSKVVAYTPRPELEKWTSKGLVVGYVQSGKTTNFTSVIAKAADVGYKLVIVLSGIHNGLRRQTQERLDQQLRELTPTRWLTLTDQVHDFRPPSMQSTALLHNQDGVALCVAKKNKTVLKRLDAWLEDASKQRVLADLPVLVIDDEADQASVETRSINPLIRQILSKLPRCTYIGYTATPFANILIDPAAGDLYPENFILNLPRPDGYFGSERIFGRDLVEGEEANGAELDGFDMVRIIDEDEMESLRPAGRRAEATFEPDITPSMKSATRWFWLATAARRARGDAGHSTMLIHTSVKIAVHEGFKDPLIDLRDDMSTRLRRDDRALIDELESLWDTETARVPASEFPGLPVTPFADVLAMLPKVVGSTRVIIDNCRSEDRLDYSAPGQIAIAVGGATLSRGLTLEGLVVSFFVRAAQAYDTLLQMARWFGFRHGYEDLPRIWMTDQLCDWFRHLSTVEHEIRLDIDRYEQQGLTPTEFGVRIRTHPVLRVTAKMGAYKPAYASYGGRRIQTRYFPVSNAEWLQANLGAADALVRSVRGDGGMGERLDSGATLYRDVGADIVERFLGSYRSHADSPDLDRDLVLKYIRKQRQQGALGAWSVAVMAGVKDRHGAVSLGGLPFSRISRAKVKDTGPERADIKTLMSKDHRVVDLHMTSQHARAMNESALMDARNYDPVARDRGLLLIYPIDPRSEPDPRNIKNRSALGAVGDVIGMALVFPGNAEAKTSVGSTYISVDLSEADVEVEEAELASLNGEDEQ encoded by the coding sequence GTGCAGACTGACTTCTTTGTGGTGTTCGCCGAGTGGGCCCGCAAGCACGGCCTCGACGAGGCTCGTCGCAGGTTCGGCCCCGTTCTGCAGGACGAGCTCGATGCCTTCGTCGCCGAGTACGAAGAGCGGATCACCCGGATCGAGAGCGACGACCCGCCCGTCCTGCACGGTCCGCGGGACCCCTGGTACCCGGGCCCGAACGACGAGGGCGACACCTACTGGCCGGCGCTGAGAACCTACTTCGCGTCAGAACTCGGGTGGAGCGACGACCGCGTCCGGCCAGTGGACAAGGCGTCGAGCAAGGTGGTCGCCTACACACCCCGGCCGGAGCTCGAGAAGTGGACGTCGAAGGGCCTCGTCGTCGGCTACGTCCAGAGCGGCAAGACCACAAACTTCACATCGGTCATCGCGAAGGCTGCCGACGTGGGCTACAAGCTGGTGATCGTGTTGTCCGGCATCCACAACGGGCTGCGCCGCCAGACCCAGGAGCGGCTCGACCAGCAGCTCCGGGAGCTCACGCCCACACGCTGGTTGACGCTGACCGACCAGGTACACGACTTCCGCCCGCCTTCGATGCAGTCGACCGCGCTGCTGCACAACCAGGACGGCGTCGCCCTCTGCGTGGCGAAGAAGAACAAGACCGTCCTGAAGCGGCTGGATGCATGGCTGGAGGACGCGTCGAAGCAACGGGTCCTCGCTGATCTCCCGGTGCTCGTGATCGACGACGAGGCCGACCAGGCCAGCGTGGAGACCCGGAGCATCAACCCCCTGATCCGGCAGATCCTCTCCAAGCTTCCGCGCTGCACCTACATCGGCTACACGGCGACACCGTTCGCGAACATCCTGATCGACCCCGCGGCGGGCGATCTCTATCCCGAGAACTTCATCCTCAACCTGCCGAGACCCGACGGGTACTTCGGCAGCGAACGGATCTTCGGCAGGGATCTCGTCGAGGGCGAGGAGGCGAACGGCGCCGAGCTCGACGGGTTCGACATGGTCCGCATCATCGACGAGGACGAGATGGAAAGCCTCCGGCCGGCCGGCCGGAGGGCGGAGGCGACGTTCGAACCGGACATCACACCGTCCATGAAGTCCGCGACTCGGTGGTTCTGGCTCGCCACCGCCGCACGCCGAGCCCGCGGCGATGCGGGTCACTCGACGATGCTCATCCACACCTCGGTGAAGATCGCCGTCCACGAGGGGTTCAAGGATCCACTCATCGACCTGCGCGACGACATGTCGACGCGGCTGCGGCGCGACGACCGCGCCCTCATCGACGAGCTGGAATCACTGTGGGATACCGAGACCGCCCGGGTGCCGGCCTCGGAGTTCCCCGGACTTCCGGTCACACCTTTCGCGGATGTCCTGGCGATGCTGCCGAAGGTCGTCGGATCGACCCGAGTGATCATCGACAACTGCCGCAGCGAGGACCGTCTCGACTACAGCGCGCCGGGCCAAATCGCCATCGCCGTCGGCGGTGCGACCCTGAGCCGGGGCTTGACCCTCGAAGGGCTGGTCGTCAGCTTCTTCGTCCGCGCTGCCCAGGCCTACGACACATTGCTGCAGATGGCACGGTGGTTCGGGTTCCGTCATGGTTACGAAGACCTGCCACGCATCTGGATGACCGACCAGCTGTGCGACTGGTTCCGCCACCTGTCGACGGTCGAGCACGAGATTCGTCTCGACATCGACCGGTACGAGCAGCAGGGCCTCACACCGACCGAGTTCGGCGTGCGGATCCGCACCCATCCGGTCCTCCGTGTGACGGCCAAGATGGGCGCCTACAAGCCCGCCTACGCGTCCTACGGCGGCCGCCGGATCCAGACGCGCTACTTCCCCGTGAGCAACGCCGAATGGCTGCAGGCCAACCTTGGTGCGGCCGATGCGCTGGTCCGCAGCGTCCGCGGGGACGGCGGGATGGGCGAGCGGCTCGACAGTGGAGCCACGCTCTACCGGGACGTCGGCGCAGATATCGTCGAACGCTTCCTCGGTTCCTACCGTAGCCATGCGGACTCACCCGACCTCGACCGCGACCTCGTGCTGAAGTACATCCGGAAGCAGCGCCAGCAGGGCGCGCTAGGGGCGTGGAGCGTGGCCGTCATGGCCGGTGTCAAGGATCGACACGGTGCTGTGAGCCTGGGCGGTCTGCCCTTCTCCCGCATTTCGCGCGCAAAGGTGAAGGACACGGGGCCGGAACGGGCCGACATCAAGACACTGATGTCGAAGGACCACCGGGTCGTCGACCTCCACATGACGTCGCAGCATGCACGGGCGATGAACGAGTCGGCGCTCATGGACGCACGCAACTACGACCCGGTTGCGCGAGACCGCGGCCTCCTTCTGATCTATCCGATCGATCCCCGGTCCGAACCGGATCCACGGAACATCAAGAACAGGTCAGCTTTGGGTGCAGTAGGTGATGTCATCGGAATGGCCCTCGTCTTCCCCGGGAACGCGGAAGCGAAGACCTCGGTCGGCAGCACCTACATCTCCGTCGACCTGTCCGAGGCCGATGTCGAGGTCGAGGAGGCCGAGCTCGCCAGCCTCAACGGCGAGGACGAGCAGTGA
- a CDS encoding PD-(D/E)XK motif protein, which translates to MTAPHDWLRELRHSWPLLRGDRRTEIATVPLPLGGTGAPVRAGVDGSGARHLLVPVGEEEIRPDHVESALLVELRTYTFSRTPLRYVDISCARPDLFDVFDEILADVLVGVGDAPQAPARAALDVVSRWRALLATHRARLLTLVGQMSLVGELTVLDLVTRDESLDISSWRGPRREPHDIVLPGFAVEVKAIGTTSTSVEIHGVHQLEPPGVPLALVLTTVAEDDSGATLPELVDRILARVTDRGRAVRLLTAAGYALADADHYRERFAVTDIAHVEATDAVPRIVPKSFGEQGVPAGVDGISYRVELDALDGLVARGEAALLGWVGALR; encoded by the coding sequence GTGACGGCTCCGCACGACTGGCTGCGAGAGCTGCGGCACTCGTGGCCGCTGCTGCGCGGCGATCGTCGAACGGAAATCGCGACGGTGCCCCTGCCCCTGGGTGGAACGGGTGCGCCGGTCCGCGCAGGCGTCGACGGCAGCGGCGCGCGCCACCTGCTCGTGCCCGTCGGCGAGGAGGAGATCCGACCCGATCACGTCGAGAGTGCGCTGCTCGTCGAGCTCCGGACCTACACGTTCTCCCGGACGCCGCTGCGCTACGTCGACATCAGCTGTGCCCGGCCTGATCTGTTCGACGTCTTCGATGAGATCCTTGCTGACGTGCTCGTCGGGGTGGGAGATGCGCCACAGGCCCCCGCCCGGGCGGCGTTGGACGTCGTCAGCCGCTGGCGGGCACTGCTCGCCACCCATCGAGCTCGCCTCCTCACGCTCGTCGGACAGATGTCGCTCGTCGGCGAGCTGACGGTGCTCGATCTCGTGACCCGCGACGAGTCGCTCGACATCTCCTCGTGGCGCGGCCCGCGTCGCGAACCGCACGACATCGTGCTGCCGGGGTTCGCCGTCGAGGTGAAGGCGATCGGCACCACGTCGACCTCGGTCGAGATCCACGGGGTCCATCAGCTGGAGCCCCCCGGCGTCCCGCTCGCGCTCGTCCTGACCACGGTCGCCGAGGACGACTCGGGAGCCACGCTGCCCGAACTCGTCGACCGGATCCTCGCCCGCGTGACGGACCGCGGCCGGGCCGTGCGGCTGTTGACCGCAGCCGGTTACGCGTTGGCCGATGCCGATCACTACCGGGAGAGGTTCGCGGTCACGGACATCGCTCACGTCGAGGCGACAGATGCGGTGCCGAGGATCGTTCCGAAGTCGTTCGGTGAGCAGGGTGTTCCAGCAGGCGTCGACGGCATCTCGTACCGCGTCGAACTCGACGCCCTCGACGGTCTCGTCGCGCGCGGGGAGGCCGCGTTGCTGGGCTGGGTCGGGGCGTTGCGATGA
- a CDS encoding DUF6339 family protein has protein sequence MSQLWPRLNPAVARALFADLAGRTTDQLAGSARGDHPQSTFAATGGVRVSAAEVTALASSLRETAVEFGYPGSADDGERIAFDRAAAEVLYAATDLTTVEAAHRGVWNFVALVAAPDLVQWRFGRNNTERWIASDLSRHMFSRLWWQALTFAVPTPDGRMDYSLLRGLSESDLNQITERRSLAGNSRLAQSIARLITSANVDVSRRALLRDLTPRLRRRLAFIDFAVLTDEQLDDHVRALAHGTSS, from the coding sequence GTGAGTCAGCTCTGGCCGCGGCTCAATCCCGCCGTCGCACGCGCCCTGTTCGCCGATCTGGCGGGGCGGACCACCGACCAGCTGGCGGGCTCTGCGCGGGGCGATCACCCGCAGTCCACATTCGCCGCTACCGGCGGCGTGCGTGTGTCGGCTGCCGAGGTGACCGCCCTCGCTTCCTCGCTCCGCGAGACGGCGGTGGAGTTCGGCTATCCCGGGTCGGCGGACGACGGCGAACGGATCGCGTTCGACCGTGCAGCCGCGGAGGTGCTCTATGCCGCCACCGACCTCACCACCGTCGAGGCCGCCCATCGAGGGGTGTGGAACTTCGTCGCGCTCGTGGCCGCCCCGGACCTCGTTCAATGGCGATTCGGACGGAACAACACCGAACGCTGGATCGCGTCGGACCTGAGCCGCCACATGTTCTCCCGCCTCTGGTGGCAGGCATTGACGTTCGCCGTACCCACGCCTGACGGCCGGATGGACTACTCGCTCCTGCGCGGTCTTTCGGAGAGCGACCTCAACCAGATCACCGAGCGGCGCTCCCTTGCAGGCAACTCGCGGCTGGCCCAGTCCATCGCCCGCCTGATCACTTCAGCGAACGTCGACGTCAGCCGACGCGCGCTCCTGCGGGATCTGACCCCCCGGCTGCGGCGACGCCTGGCCTTCATAGACTTCGCCGTCCTCACCGACGAGCAGCTCGACGATCACGTGCGCGCCCTCGCCCACGGAACTTCCTCATGA
- a CDS encoding DNA cytosine methyltransferase, translated as MQGDEITPSTPNPGQLRTIDLFAGCGGLTAGFVSTGHYRPVAAVESDLAAAATYAANFGEEHVHWGDIAEWVLGDLPDADVIIGGPPCQGFSNLNKQRGDGDKRNTLWQRYVDTIVAVEPRAFLVENVDRFAYSAEYQQLLRETDLGGRLEDYELDMYVVRATDFGAAQLRRRTIVIGTHRDLPRIEVPRDRRPIDEWTTVKDAIGDLAPYVDPESKHLPESTTEAFGQTLPGTFKSPDLHVTRHYTDLSLQRFAHIREGGNRLSLPDHLKAKCWVGHETGSLDVMGRMHWGKPSVTIRTEFFKPEKGRYLHPDEPRAITHHEAARLQGFSDDFLWCGTKLQIARQIGNAVPLPLAAAIAREIFDRLSAL; from the coding sequence GTGCAGGGCGACGAGATCACCCCGTCCACGCCGAATCCCGGCCAACTGCGCACGATCGATCTGTTCGCCGGCTGCGGCGGCCTCACCGCAGGCTTCGTCTCGACCGGGCACTACCGTCCCGTCGCGGCGGTGGAGTCCGATCTCGCGGCGGCAGCGACCTATGCGGCGAACTTCGGCGAGGAGCACGTCCACTGGGGCGACATCGCGGAGTGGGTCCTTGGCGACCTACCGGATGCCGATGTGATCATCGGTGGGCCGCCTTGCCAGGGCTTCTCGAACCTCAACAAGCAGCGGGGCGACGGCGACAAGCGGAACACGCTCTGGCAGAGGTACGTCGACACGATCGTTGCCGTCGAGCCCCGCGCCTTCCTCGTCGAGAACGTTGATCGTTTCGCCTACAGCGCGGAGTACCAGCAGCTGCTGCGTGAGACCGACCTGGGCGGCCGGCTCGAGGACTACGAGCTCGACATGTACGTCGTCCGCGCCACCGACTTCGGTGCAGCCCAGCTGCGCCGGAGGACGATCGTCATCGGCACCCACCGCGACCTGCCTCGGATCGAGGTCCCGCGCGATCGGCGTCCCATCGACGAGTGGACGACAGTCAAGGATGCAATCGGCGACCTCGCACCCTACGTCGACCCGGAATCGAAACACCTCCCTGAGTCGACGACCGAGGCGTTTGGCCAGACCCTGCCCGGCACCTTCAAGTCGCCGGATCTGCACGTCACTCGTCACTACACCGACTTGTCCCTCCAGCGATTCGCCCACATCAGGGAGGGCGGCAATCGCCTCAGCCTGCCTGATCACCTCAAGGCGAAGTGCTGGGTCGGGCACGAGACCGGATCCTTGGACGTCATGGGCCGCATGCACTGGGGCAAGCCGTCGGTGACGATCCGTACGGAGTTCTTCAAGCCTGAAAAGGGACGCTACCTGCACCCTGATGAACCGCGAGCGATCACCCACCATGAAGCAGCACGGCTTCAGGGTTTCTCCGATGATTTCCTGTGGTGCGGCACGAAACTTCAGATCGCTCGGCAGATCGGCAACGCAGTTCCGCTTCCTCTAGCGGCAGCAATAGCAAGAGAAATCTTCGACAGGTTAAGTGCACTATAA
- a CDS encoding serine/threonine-protein kinase translates to MTSLLSNGSSFGRYRIFARIGAGAQGHVYRARDTRDGRTVALKILHGGQGLDASTRKRFDREGAILAKLNHKHIVKLYDVGVEEGHPYFTMDYVEGLDLSQLLADRGQKGLPVDFAVQIIEQVASALDAAHAAKLLHRDIKPANILIEQDPPGDVYLTDFGIATEAGAPPLTRTSALIGTLAYTAPERFRERSQVDRRADIYSLGCVLYEALTGDAPFTAQDFPGWIAAHLYSAPPKPSTMRPTTVSVAFDSVIECALAKNPLHRFGTASELASAARIAMESELPLPASQILIDQSAPSEVARKRSYEPTRNAETTQRAALTAFLLRAFQPTMIADVAPGPVGKNPEAKRDVKTPSSPAAVKRGAFPPLALALALFLILTNSWWSSKASEIVNQWTSGGSSQASNQFVDWHEEFDEDFCPSVPFEVAGQKWTVGLLSSDTDCGTVHVFSGEDRIAEFSVPRPAYSVDILVHVGDSPSSSYVALIDDDATPMLVGFAVSDPATQWTRPIGTQAAMLAFQDGPVIGTSEAIDAEDSVIGISMSSGEIVWSANCPEGFTRDGLRLAESEESSRPGMVMVCDRIPPPYGAEGNLFLVAGDGIVVDIPDDA, encoded by the coding sequence ATGACTTCACTTCTGTCCAACGGCAGTTCATTCGGGAGATATCGCATCTTTGCAAGGATTGGCGCGGGCGCCCAAGGACATGTTTACCGCGCGCGTGATACACGCGATGGGCGTACCGTCGCACTTAAGATTCTGCATGGCGGACAGGGACTGGACGCGAGTACTCGAAAGAGATTCGATCGTGAAGGCGCCATCCTGGCTAAGCTCAATCACAAGCACATTGTGAAGCTCTATGATGTCGGAGTTGAAGAGGGTCACCCATATTTCACGATGGACTACGTGGAAGGGCTCGATCTGTCCCAGCTTCTCGCAGATAGGGGACAGAAGGGCCTCCCGGTCGACTTCGCCGTTCAAATCATTGAACAGGTTGCCTCGGCTTTAGATGCAGCACATGCTGCAAAGCTTCTGCACCGTGATATCAAGCCGGCCAACATCCTCATAGAGCAGGATCCTCCAGGCGACGTCTATCTGACCGATTTCGGCATCGCTACTGAAGCTGGCGCACCACCATTGACGCGGACTTCTGCCCTCATCGGCACTCTCGCCTACACTGCACCTGAGCGCTTCAGGGAGCGCAGTCAAGTTGATAGACGAGCCGACATATACTCACTTGGCTGCGTGCTTTACGAAGCGCTTACTGGTGATGCACCCTTCACGGCTCAGGACTTTCCCGGATGGATAGCCGCTCACCTGTATTCAGCGCCACCCAAGCCCTCTACAATGCGGCCTACGACGGTGTCAGTAGCCTTCGACTCTGTAATAGAGTGCGCTCTCGCAAAGAATCCTCTCCATAGATTCGGAACCGCATCCGAATTGGCGTCGGCGGCCAGGATCGCAATGGAATCGGAATTGCCACTCCCGGCAAGCCAAATCCTTATAGACCAATCCGCTCCATCGGAGGTTGCGCGAAAGCGATCCTACGAACCTACTCGTAACGCCGAGACAACTCAACGTGCTGCTCTAACGGCGTTCCTGCTGCGTGCCTTCCAGCCGACCATGATAGCGGATGTGGCGCCTGGCCCCGTCGGCAAGAACCCGGAGGCTAAACGAGACGTCAAGACACCGTCTTCACCAGCTGCCGTAAAGCGCGGGGCCTTCCCGCCTCTAGCTCTTGCGCTTGCTCTATTTCTTATACTGACCAACAGTTGGTGGTCAAGTAAAGCCTCGGAAATCGTCAATCAATGGACTTCGGGGGGAAGTTCGCAGGCTTCGAATCAGTTTGTTGATTGGCACGAAGAGTTCGATGAAGACTTCTGCCCTTCCGTGCCCTTTGAGGTTGCTGGACAGAAATGGACAGTCGGCCTACTGAGTAGCGACACCGACTGTGGAACTGTTCACGTCTTTTCTGGGGAGGACAGGATTGCCGAATTCTCCGTGCCTCGTCCGGCTTATAGTGTCGATATTCTTGTTCACGTAGGCGATTCTCCGTCATCGTCGTACGTCGCGCTCATCGACGATGATGCAACGCCTATGCTCGTTGGCTTTGCTGTTAGTGATCCTGCGACGCAATGGACGAGACCCATCGGCACACAGGCCGCAATGCTTGCCTTTCAAGATGGTCCCGTCATCGGCACTTCGGAGGCCATTGATGCTGAGGATTCCGTCATAGGGATCTCTATGTCATCAGGCGAAATCGTTTGGTCAGCCAACTGCCCTGAAGGCTTTACGCGCGACGGGTTGCGTTTAGCTGAATCTGAAGAAAGCAGCCGTCCTGGAATGGTCATGGTGTGCGATCGTATTCCGCCTCCGTACGGGGCAGAAGGTAACCTCTTTCTAGTAGCTGGCGACGGCATAGTAGTTGATATTCCAGATGACGCCTAG
- a CDS encoding LysR family transcriptional regulator, with protein sequence MEIRQIQYFATIVREGSFSRAARKLHVGQPALSKQVQALERELGVDLLVRLPGGVRPTAAGARLDELSRALLVQVDNIRSAVREAAASLAGTVTLGLSPSLVPALAGHLERRFAQEHPQARLAIVEALPMFLAERVEEGRLDLGVFTTAPDQATPELSVTGVGTDEMLLVGRPDLLAGIDGPATADVLRTLPLVLTPGFREVLQLAGPEMERATQDTGYAIDSVNMVRDLVLRGEHCSVLPYTFVRGDLESGTIAALGFAPRIERRLVAATRAGRQPSPAVRAVVEMVRGRLGELAALRGVGRG encoded by the coding sequence ATGGAGATCCGGCAGATCCAGTACTTCGCGACGATCGTGCGCGAGGGCAGCTTCAGCCGGGCGGCGCGCAAGCTGCACGTCGGCCAGCCCGCGCTGAGCAAGCAGGTGCAGGCGCTCGAGCGCGAGCTGGGCGTCGACCTCCTCGTGCGGCTGCCCGGCGGCGTGCGCCCCACCGCCGCCGGCGCCCGCCTCGACGAGCTGTCGCGGGCGCTGCTGGTGCAGGTGGACAACATCCGGTCGGCGGTCCGCGAGGCGGCCGCGTCGCTGGCGGGCACCGTCACCCTCGGCCTCTCGCCGTCGCTGGTGCCCGCGCTCGCGGGGCACCTGGAGCGGCGGTTCGCCCAGGAGCACCCCCAGGCCCGGCTCGCCATCGTCGAGGCCCTGCCCATGTTCCTCGCGGAGCGGGTGGAGGAGGGCCGGCTCGACCTCGGCGTCTTCACCACGGCGCCGGACCAGGCGACGCCCGAGCTGTCCGTCACCGGCGTCGGCACCGACGAGATGCTGCTCGTCGGCCGCCCCGACCTGCTCGCCGGCATCGACGGCCCCGCCACCGCCGACGTCCTCCGAACGCTGCCCCTCGTCCTGACCCCCGGCTTCCGCGAGGTCCTCCAGCTCGCCGGCCCGGAGATGGAGCGGGCGACGCAGGACACCGGCTACGCGATCGACTCCGTCAACATGGTCCGGGACCTGGTCCTGCGCGGCGAGCACTGCTCGGTCCTGCCCTACACGTTCGTGCGGGGGGACCTGGAGAGCGGCACGATCGCGGCGCTCGGGTTCGCGCCCCGGATCGAGCGGCGGTTGGTGGCGGCGACGCGGGCGGGGCGGCAGCCGTCGCCTGCGGTGCGGGCGGTGGTGGAGATGGTGCGGGGTCGGCTGGGGGAGCTCGCGGCGCTGCGTGGGGTGGGTCGGGGCTGA
- a CDS encoding amidohydrolase family protein, translated as MDGVPYRSVDVHAHHLGTDLPELPSGAPRLVVDAAGGGRIVTADGGSRTVPSALWDVGERLAGMDRVGLSHQVLSPVPEVMEQAWSDEPLYARSVNDAIAGACAASGGRLIGLGCLPAADPAGELARCLALGLRGVEVGTRMGGLDLDADGFAGVWSACEAAGAAVLVHPVARGRDVLRRSGRQIEIGLGMPVDAAAAAFALVFGGVLARHPGLRVALTHGCGAFPWVYPRLRLVAPVGEWDALVRRLYVDTLVLDAEHLRLLVHRFGADRLLVGTDSPFMPEQFAAAAGIVDAAVHAGALAESARPDVQVHNALAFLGLS; from the coding sequence ATGGACGGCGTGCCGTACCGCTCGGTGGACGTCCACGCCCACCACCTGGGCACGGACCTGCCCGAGCTCCCCAGCGGTGCTCCGCGGCTCGTCGTGGACGCGGCGGGCGGCGGCCGGATCGTCACGGCCGACGGGGGGTCGCGCACGGTCCCGTCCGCGCTGTGGGACGTCGGCGAGCGGCTGGCCGGGATGGACCGGGTGGGGCTGTCGCACCAGGTGCTCTCGCCGGTGCCGGAGGTCATGGAGCAGGCGTGGTCGGACGAGCCCCTCTACGCCCGCTCCGTGAACGACGCGATCGCCGGCGCCTGCGCTGCGTCGGGCGGCCGCCTGATCGGGCTCGGGTGCCTGCCCGCGGCCGACCCGGCGGGCGAGCTGGCTCGGTGCCTGGCCCTCGGGCTGCGCGGGGTCGAGGTCGGGACGCGGATGGGTGGGCTCGACCTCGACGCCGACGGGTTCGCCGGGGTGTGGTCCGCCTGCGAGGCGGCCGGTGCGGCCGTCCTCGTCCACCCCGTCGCCCGGGGGCGGGACGTGCTGCGCCGGTCCGGGCGGCAGATCGAGATCGGGCTGGGCATGCCGGTCGACGCCGCCGCCGCGGCGTTCGCGCTCGTCTTCGGCGGGGTGCTGGCGCGGCACCCGGGCCTGCGCGTCGCACTCACGCACGGGTGCGGCGCCTTTCCGTGGGTCTACCCGCGGCTGCGGCTCGTCGCTCCCGTCGGGGAGTGGGACGCGCTGGTCCGCCGGCTCTACGTCGACACGCTGGTCCTCGATGCCGAGCACCTGCGGCTGCTCGTGCACCGGTTCGGGGCGGACCGCCTGCTCGTCGGCACAGACAGCCCGTTCATGCCCGAGCAGTTCGCGGCGGCGGCCGGGATCGTCGACGCGGCCGTGCACGCGGGTGCCCTGGCCGAGTCGGCCCGCCCGGACGTGCAGGTGCACAACGCCCTGGCCTTCCTCGGTCTCTCGTGA